Proteins from a genomic interval of Rhodothermales bacterium:
- the ftsZ gene encoding cell division protein FtsZ → MTNFSSHFAFDDALNDEAKIAVVGVGGGGGNAVNSMIEKGIHGVEFFAINTDSQALSMNLAPTKIQAGRDLTKGLGAGARPAVGAQAVQETREDLTEKLRGFDMVFITAGMGGGTGTGGAPIVAAIAKELGILSVAIVTKPFDCEGRRRHQAADTGIQLLKENVDTLIIIPNERLLDIADVNTTLMDAFGKADEVLYNATRGISDLITVHGLINLDFADVRTTMKEGGTALMGAAMASGEGRADKAATEALASPLLDGLSIHGARNVLVNITAGKSLGIREATAATSIIQREAGDDVEVIFGTVIDEEMGDELRITVIATGFDSAVRPEQQAQSRRRTLPLDETGPVIQYKGEEALQKLDMPAYQRRTASLSVEPPAPNPTGDGAPYRVRRLQVEDIEKRAEPVNTEKEEMPAFLRKMLD, encoded by the coding sequence ATGACCAATTTCAGCTCACATTTCGCGTTCGACGACGCGCTCAACGACGAGGCCAAGATCGCAGTGGTCGGCGTCGGAGGTGGCGGAGGCAACGCCGTCAACAGCATGATTGAGAAGGGTATCCACGGTGTGGAGTTCTTCGCAATCAACACCGACTCGCAGGCGCTGTCCATGAATCTGGCACCCACCAAGATTCAGGCGGGTCGGGATCTGACCAAGGGCCTTGGCGCGGGTGCCCGTCCCGCAGTGGGAGCCCAGGCGGTTCAGGAGACGAGGGAGGATCTCACGGAGAAGCTGCGCGGCTTCGACATGGTCTTTATCACAGCAGGCATGGGCGGAGGTACCGGCACGGGCGGAGCACCGATTGTGGCCGCCATCGCCAAGGAACTCGGCATCCTGTCTGTGGCAATTGTCACGAAGCCCTTCGACTGCGAAGGGCGGCGACGTCACCAGGCCGCGGATACCGGCATCCAGTTGCTAAAGGAGAATGTGGATACGCTCATCATCATTCCCAATGAGCGACTTCTGGATATCGCGGACGTAAACACCACGCTCATGGACGCCTTTGGAAAGGCAGACGAGGTGCTGTACAACGCAACACGCGGGATCAGTGACCTGATCACCGTGCATGGTCTGATAAACCTCGACTTCGCCGATGTGCGCACCACCATGAAGGAAGGTGGCACCGCTCTTATGGGCGCCGCTATGGCCTCCGGGGAGGGCCGAGCGGACAAGGCGGCCACCGAAGCGCTTGCGAGTCCGCTGCTGGACGGCCTGTCCATCCACGGAGCCCGCAACGTGCTGGTGAACATCACCGCCGGCAAGTCCCTTGGAATTCGTGAGGCGACAGCAGCAACCAGTATCATCCAGCGCGAGGCCGGGGATGATGTCGAGGTAATCTTCGGAACGGTCATCGACGAGGAGATGGGCGATGAGCTCCGTATCACGGTAATCGCAACCGGCTTCGATTCGGCGGTCCGTCCGGAGCAGCAAGCCCAGAGTCGGCGTCGCACGCTTCCACTGGACGAAACGGGCCCGGTGATCCAGTACAAGGGCGAAGAAGCTCTCCAGAAGCTGGACATGCCCGCCTACCAGCGGCGCACCGCTTCGCTATCGGTTGAGCCGCCCGCTCCCAATCCGACCGGCGATGGAGCGCCTTACCGGGTCCGCAGGCTTCAGGTCGAGGACATTGAAAAACGGGCCGAGCCTGTGAACACGGAGAAGGAGGAAATGCCGGCGTTCCTGCGCAAAATGTTGGACTGA
- the murG gene encoding undecaprenyldiphospho-muramoylpentapeptide beta-N-acetylglucosaminyltransferase: MSRPARILIAAGGTGGHVYPAIAVADAVKRKEPASALAFAGTTDRIEWEAVPRAGYPIYPITAAALNRADKLANLRVPGRLAKGLYQSYRLVHEFDADLVFGAGGFVAGPVGVAAWMGKRPLVLQEQNAYAGVTNRLLGRLAEQVHIAFPEATEAFPEGRVLLSGNPTRSALKGVQQSPARRRMGIPEDARVLLVFGGSLGSQALNEALMETVHLFLEGTDAHLIWQTGRRYHERVRAAIAPTDRLHILEYLHDMPAAYACADLAMCRAGASTCAELLVTGTPAILVPSPNVAEDHQTHNARSVVAAGAARILPEPQLVSEWVAMASSLLDDRDAREAMRSAARRHAVEDAAERIATSLLDLAGRRAAA; encoded by the coding sequence ATGAGTAGACCCGCCCGCATACTGATCGCAGCCGGAGGCACCGGTGGACACGTGTACCCGGCCATTGCCGTGGCGGACGCGGTCAAACGAAAGGAGCCGGCCTCTGCACTGGCATTCGCCGGCACGACGGACCGGATCGAGTGGGAGGCCGTGCCGCGGGCAGGCTATCCCATCTATCCCATCACAGCCGCGGCGCTGAACCGAGCCGACAAATTGGCCAACCTCCGCGTACCCGGTCGGCTTGCCAAGGGCCTTTACCAGAGCTACCGGCTTGTGCACGAATTCGATGCGGACCTGGTATTTGGAGCCGGCGGCTTTGTGGCCGGTCCCGTCGGTGTCGCGGCGTGGATGGGAAAACGGCCCCTGGTGCTGCAGGAGCAGAACGCCTACGCGGGCGTCACCAACAGACTGCTCGGGCGGCTCGCAGAACAAGTGCACATCGCGTTCCCGGAAGCAACTGAAGCGTTTCCGGAAGGTCGTGTGCTCCTGTCAGGCAATCCCACCCGTTCAGCCCTGAAAGGGGTGCAGCAATCGCCGGCTCGGCGCCGGATGGGGATCCCGGAGGATGCACGCGTGCTGCTGGTGTTCGGAGGCTCTCTGGGCAGCCAGGCCCTGAATGAGGCGCTCATGGAGACCGTTCATCTCTTCCTCGAGGGAACCGATGCCCATCTGATCTGGCAGACTGGACGCCGATACCATGAGCGCGTGCGTGCGGCGATAGCGCCCACTGATCGGCTGCACATCCTGGAATATCTGCACGATATGCCGGCCGCGTATGCCTGTGCCGACCTGGCCATGTGCAGGGCCGGCGCCAGTACCTGCGCAGAGCTCTTGGTCACCGGTACGCCGGCCATTCTGGTTCCGAGTCCGAACGTTGCCGAGGATCACCAGACGCACAACGCGCGCTCGGTGGTCGCTGCAGGAGCAGCGCGAATTCTGCCGGAGCCTCAGCTGGTTTCGGAATGGGTAGCAATGGCTTCTTCCCTGCTGGATGATCGGGATGCGCGTGAAGCCATGAGGAGCGCGGCCCGCCGACATGCGGTGGAAGATGCCGCAGAGCGCATCGCCACGTCCCTGCTGGACCTTGCAGGACGGAGGGCAGCAGCATGA
- a CDS encoding FtsQ-type POTRA domain-containing protein — MRRGVILCVLLVGAGVAGYMGWRWLDRAQVERVLVRGAVYADTSAVTTLAGVVVGDPLARVSTEVAADRVRRHPWIERASVSAQPTGSVIISVREREPVALVMDGDGRPAYYLDRFGFRMPAVATAVYDVPVVRGLIDAYHPVTPVESRPVLELMALLPDLEARKDALLSEIHQTRSGDIELRTAVSPAGQSIRVRLGQDRFEEKLDLLQAYWMQAVLAHPEKRYEWLDLRFRNQVVAHERSNT; from the coding sequence ATGAGACGAGGAGTGATACTGTGCGTGCTCCTCGTCGGAGCTGGAGTGGCTGGATATATGGGATGGCGCTGGCTGGACCGGGCGCAGGTCGAGCGTGTCCTTGTTCGTGGCGCCGTGTACGCTGACACGAGTGCGGTCACGACGTTGGCAGGTGTTGTCGTGGGAGATCCGCTTGCGCGGGTCTCCACGGAGGTCGCCGCGGACCGGGTCCGTCGACATCCATGGATAGAACGCGCCTCCGTTTCGGCCCAACCCACGGGCTCGGTGATCATCTCGGTCAGGGAGAGAGAACCCGTAGCCCTGGTGATGGACGGAGACGGCCGGCCGGCCTACTACCTGGACCGGTTTGGCTTTCGCATGCCTGCGGTGGCTACGGCCGTCTACGACGTGCCAGTCGTGCGCGGGCTCATCGACGCCTATCACCCCGTCACTCCCGTCGAGAGCCGGCCCGTGCTGGAGCTGATGGCCCTGCTCCCCGATCTGGAAGCGCGAAAGGATGCGCTGTTGTCCGAGATCCACCAGACCCGATCGGGAGACATAGAACTACGCACGGCGGTCTCGCCGGCCGGCCAGTCCATTCGAGTTCGGCTTGGCCAGGACCGGTTCGAGGAGAAACTGGATTTGCTGCAGGCCTACTGGATGCAGGCCGTGCTTGCCCACCCCGAAAAACGCTACGAGTGGCTGGACCTGCGATTCCGCAATCAGGTCGTGGCTCACGAACGCTCAAACACATGA
- a CDS encoding cell division protein FtsW, with amino-acid sequence MAVLSRILVREPLDKYVVWLVLALSAVGVVTVYSAIAYLADTKAGGDTSGLLLGHVMKLGLALTVMLAVSYIDYRLIAQFAKAFLIGSLVLLVVVKLAGVASGGATRWLRIGAFGFQPSDLARFSLILYAASLLARKQTYMESFSRAFAPLLFWMLVTGILIGMEDLSTALVALAVVGLMGFVARVRIWQLAAVAGIVLTLGYALLLTSPHRAARVESFVGVKIFPHTSAEEVFSERDEGYQSRQARIAMAMGGLTGKGPGKSTQRNFLPEAYNDFIFAIIAEEYGALGALAILAMLMAFLFRGFLRIARYAPDPLGLFLAVGLTAAIAIYGFAHAGVVSGVLPVTGLPLPFVSYGGTSMLISGVMVGMLLNISRQLR; translated from the coding sequence ATGGCCGTCTTGAGCCGCATACTGGTTCGGGAGCCGCTGGACAAATACGTGGTCTGGCTGGTGCTCGCGCTCTCCGCTGTGGGCGTGGTGACGGTCTACAGTGCCATTGCGTACCTGGCAGACACGAAGGCCGGCGGAGACACCTCCGGCCTGCTGTTGGGTCACGTGATGAAGCTTGGGCTGGCCCTGACCGTGATGTTGGCTGTCAGCTACATCGACTACCGGCTGATTGCCCAGTTCGCCAAAGCGTTCCTCATAGGCAGCCTGGTGCTACTGGTCGTCGTCAAGCTGGCCGGCGTCGCAAGTGGCGGCGCCACTCGATGGTTACGCATCGGCGCATTCGGGTTCCAGCCGTCGGACCTGGCGAGGTTCTCGCTGATTCTCTACGCGGCGTCCCTGCTGGCACGCAAGCAGACGTACATGGAGAGCTTCAGTCGCGCTTTTGCGCCACTGTTGTTCTGGATGCTGGTCACGGGAATCCTGATCGGCATGGAGGACCTGTCCACGGCGCTGGTCGCGCTGGCCGTGGTGGGACTGATGGGCTTCGTGGCCCGCGTGCGGATCTGGCAATTGGCGGCGGTGGCCGGCATCGTACTGACGCTTGGGTACGCGCTTCTGCTTACGTCACCCCACCGGGCCGCGCGTGTGGAGTCCTTCGTCGGCGTCAAGATCTTTCCGCACACTTCCGCAGAAGAGGTGTTTTCGGAACGTGACGAAGGCTACCAGTCCCGACAGGCTCGCATCGCGATGGCCATGGGAGGCCTGACCGGCAAGGGACCCGGCAAGAGCACGCAACGCAACTTCCTCCCGGAGGCCTATAACGACTTCATCTTTGCCATCATTGCCGAGGAATATGGCGCGCTCGGGGCGCTGGCCATCCTGGCCATGCTGATGGCATTTCTCTTCCGGGGTTTCCTGCGTATCGCGAGATACGCCCCCGACCCACTGGGGCTCTTCCTGGCGGTGGGACTCACCGCGGCGATTGCCATCTACGGTTTCGCGCACGCGGGCGTGGTTTCGGGAGTGCTTCCGGTAACCGGACTCCCCCTACCGTTCGTGTCCTACGGCGGTACATCCATGCTCATTTCGGGTGTGATGGTGGGCATGCTTCTGAATATCTCCCGCCAGCTCCGATGA
- the ftsA gene encoding cell division protein FtsA — MRNPMEEINDRIVVGLDIGTTKVCAVVATTDELDRINVLGVGMAESDGLNRGVVVNIDKTVAAVRVAVGEAERMAGVTVNSVIAGIAGDHVQSFQSRGVVTISNRDGEITEGDVQRLLEDTTHVAMPADREILHVIPQEFIVDGQDGVADPVGMSGVRLEANVHIITGLVSAAKNIYRCIEKAGYEVADIVLEPLGSSFSVLHPDEKEVGVALIDIGGGTTDIAVFEDNTIRHTAVIAVAGNKVTDDVRKGLGLMRDQAERLKCAYGSALVDLVDHDEQIAITGIGGRGEKLVGRSTLAQIIQPRMEEILEIAAIEIKRSGYGRHLSAGVVLTGGGSLVAGADALASEILGLEARIGKPMGLAGGMVREVSDPKFATAVGLVLYGLRPEMIGGTPFRSDMVSREQEEPSVAGERLVAKIAGRMKTWFDEL; from the coding sequence ATGAGGAACCCGATGGAGGAGATCAACGATCGCATAGTAGTCGGCCTGGACATAGGCACCACGAAAGTGTGTGCGGTCGTGGCGACCACGGACGAGCTGGACCGCATCAACGTGCTTGGCGTCGGAATGGCCGAGTCCGACGGTCTGAACCGTGGGGTGGTCGTCAACATCGACAAGACAGTGGCGGCCGTTCGGGTCGCCGTCGGCGAAGCCGAGCGCATGGCCGGAGTCACGGTCAACAGCGTGATTGCGGGGATCGCCGGAGACCACGTGCAGAGCTTTCAGAGTCGCGGCGTGGTTACGATTTCCAACCGCGACGGCGAGATTACCGAGGGCGACGTGCAGCGTTTGCTGGAGGACACCACCCACGTGGCCATGCCCGCGGATCGGGAAATCCTCCATGTCATCCCACAGGAGTTTATTGTCGATGGGCAGGATGGCGTGGCCGACCCCGTAGGCATGTCGGGGGTGCGGCTCGAAGCCAACGTGCACATCATCACGGGCCTGGTCTCGGCGGCGAAGAACATCTACCGCTGCATCGAGAAGGCCGGCTACGAAGTCGCGGACATCGTACTCGAGCCCCTGGGCTCGTCATTCTCCGTGCTGCACCCGGATGAGAAGGAAGTCGGCGTAGCTCTTATCGACATCGGCGGAGGCACGACGGACATCGCCGTGTTCGAGGACAATACAATCCGTCACACCGCCGTCATCGCCGTGGCCGGCAACAAGGTCACTGATGACGTGCGCAAGGGCCTCGGTTTGATGCGCGACCAGGCGGAGCGTCTGAAGTGCGCCTACGGATCCGCCCTTGTGGATCTGGTGGATCACGATGAGCAGATCGCCATTACCGGCATCGGTGGTCGCGGCGAGAAACTCGTCGGCAGATCGACGCTGGCGCAGATCATCCAGCCGCGCATGGAGGAAATCCTCGAAATCGCCGCCATCGAGATCAAGCGCAGTGGCTACGGCCGACACCTGTCGGCAGGCGTTGTGCTTACGGGCGGCGGATCCCTGGTAGCAGGTGCCGACGCGCTCGCTTCGGAGATCCTGGGGCTCGAAGCCCGGATCGGCAAACCCATGGGCCTCGCGGGAGGCATGGTACGCGAGGTTTCCGACCCCAAATTCGCGACGGCCGTGGGCCTCGTGCTCTACGGCCTTCGCCCCGAGATGATTGGCGGCACCCCCTTCCGGTCCGACATGGTCTCCAGGGAACAGGAGGAACCCTCTGTGGCAGGCGAAAGGCTTGTCGCCAAGATCGCCGGCCGCATGAAGACCTGGTTCGACGAACTCTGA
- a CDS encoding UDP-N-acetylmuramoyl-L-alanine--D-glutamate ligase produces MRAALRYKTRGARTTVVGAARSGVAAARLLKRRGARVFVTDHGRIPAETEHELREMGIGYEFGGHTSTALEADFVVTSPGVPPESYVLSEARRTSIPVYSEIEVASWFCTAHVVGITGSNGKTTTTSLTGHVFSRSGRRTWVAGNIGLPFADIVSRVEDEDIVVLEVSSFQLEQTATFRPDIAILLNITPDHLNRYGGSMKRYIETKYRLCAHQRTGDTLIYNLDDPNLADLAYRTPQVRRLGFSLEHEDAAAFVRDNTIHLRLNGNEEPLMQTEQLALRGKHNLYNSLAAAVAARVMEVRSDVVRESLATFEGVPHRLETVREVDGVRYINDSKATNVNAVWYALESMRESVVLLAGGRDKGNDYTPLKPLISAKVRTLITFGEASGLISDALGTSAERALRARDLEEAVQLAHEEARTGDVVLLSPACASFDQFDNYEQRGNAFKRLVSNL; encoded by the coding sequence ATGAGGGCAGCACTGAGATACAAGACCCGCGGCGCCCGGACCACGGTGGTTGGTGCAGCCCGAAGCGGCGTTGCTGCCGCGCGGCTGCTCAAACGCCGCGGAGCACGGGTATTCGTCACGGACCACGGACGCATTCCGGCCGAAACCGAGCACGAGCTGCGGGAAATGGGCATCGGGTACGAATTCGGCGGACACACCTCCACCGCGCTGGAGGCAGATTTTGTGGTCACCAGCCCCGGAGTTCCTCCCGAATCCTACGTCTTGTCGGAGGCGCGCCGCACGTCGATTCCTGTCTATTCGGAGATCGAAGTCGCGTCGTGGTTCTGCACGGCTCATGTGGTCGGCATAACCGGATCCAACGGAAAGACCACGACGACCTCGCTAACAGGCCATGTGTTTTCACGCTCCGGGCGACGGACCTGGGTCGCGGGCAACATCGGCCTGCCCTTCGCGGACATCGTGAGTCGGGTCGAAGACGAGGACATCGTGGTCCTGGAAGTGTCCTCGTTCCAACTGGAACAGACCGCCACCTTCCGTCCGGACATCGCCATCCTTCTCAACATCACCCCGGACCATCTGAACCGCTACGGCGGAAGCATGAAGCGGTACATCGAGACGAAGTACCGCCTCTGCGCCCATCAGCGTACCGGAGACACCCTCATCTACAACCTGGACGACCCGAACCTCGCAGATCTGGCCTATCGCACCCCTCAGGTGCGCCGCCTGGGCTTTTCACTGGAGCACGAGGATGCGGCCGCTTTTGTCCGGGACAACACCATTCATCTGCGCTTGAACGGCAACGAAGAACCTCTCATGCAGACCGAACAACTGGCGCTTCGAGGCAAGCACAATCTGTACAACTCGCTGGCGGCCGCCGTGGCGGCACGGGTGATGGAGGTACGGAGCGATGTGGTCCGGGAAAGCCTGGCCACGTTCGAGGGCGTGCCGCACCGGCTCGAGACCGTACGCGAAGTAGACGGAGTGCGCTATATCAACGACTCCAAAGCGACGAACGTCAATGCGGTCTGGTATGCGCTGGAGAGCATGCGGGAGTCCGTGGTGCTGCTGGCCGGCGGCCGGGACAAAGGGAACGACTACACCCCACTGAAGCCTCTGATCAGTGCGAAAGTCCGCACGCTGATCACGTTTGGCGAAGCATCCGGATTGATTTCCGATGCGCTCGGCACCTCGGCAGAGCGCGCCTTGCGCGCGCGAGACCTCGAAGAAGCCGTCCAGCTGGCCCATGAAGAGGCCCGCACGGGCGATGTGGTCCTGCTGAGCCCTGCCTGCGCCAGCTTCGACCAATTCGACAACTACGAACAGCGAGGCAACGCCTTCAAACGACTGGTGAGCAACCTCTAG
- a CDS encoding UDP-N-acetylmuramate--L-alanine ligase translates to MLGRFQRIHMVGIGGIGMSSIAEVLLTRGFQVSGSDLATSDVTERLESLGAKVYKGHDAAQVGDAQLVVYSSAVKPDRNPETKEATRLRIPLIPRSVMLGELMRMKFGIGIAGTHGKTTTTSMAGLVVESGGFDPTIIVGGKVSVFGSNAVTGEGDVILVEADEYDRTFLRLTPSLAVITNIEEEHLDIYRDLDDLLEAFVQFANSVPFFGAAILCLDDANVQRIVGRIDRRVVTYGTSRQADVRADRVRQDGLSMVFDVVHRGKRLGEARVNQPGMHNVQNALAAITVGLELEIDFEGIVRGLDRFSGVQRRLHVLGEARGVLVVDDYAHHPTEVVATLDAAVNSWPDRRIVAAFQPHLYSRTADFKEGFARAFFNADVLVLTEIYGARESEEQEISGQTVADLAEQFGHRSVHYIEDKKALATGINELVREGDVVITMGAGDIWRSSRELLAMLEEGA, encoded by the coding sequence ATACTTGGTCGCTTCCAGCGCATCCACATGGTCGGCATCGGCGGGATCGGGATGAGCTCGATCGCCGAAGTCCTGCTCACACGGGGTTTCCAGGTATCCGGGTCCGACCTGGCGACCTCAGACGTCACCGAACGATTGGAGAGTCTGGGGGCGAAGGTCTATAAGGGCCACGACGCCGCACAGGTCGGCGATGCGCAGCTGGTCGTCTACTCGTCTGCGGTGAAGCCGGACAGAAATCCCGAAACCAAGGAAGCGACCCGGCTGCGCATTCCGCTGATTCCGCGATCCGTGATGCTCGGCGAGCTCATGCGCATGAAGTTCGGAATCGGGATCGCCGGCACCCACGGAAAGACCACCACAACCTCCATGGCCGGCCTGGTCGTGGAATCAGGCGGTTTCGATCCGACGATCATCGTCGGGGGCAAAGTGTCCGTCTTCGGCTCAAATGCCGTGACCGGTGAGGGCGACGTCATTCTGGTCGAAGCCGACGAATACGACCGCACCTTCCTTCGCCTGACCCCCTCTCTGGCGGTGATCACGAACATCGAGGAGGAGCATCTGGACATCTACAGGGATCTTGACGATCTCCTGGAGGCGTTCGTTCAGTTCGCCAACTCGGTGCCGTTCTTCGGCGCGGCGATACTCTGCCTGGATGACGCCAATGTGCAACGCATCGTGGGACGCATCGACCGCCGGGTGGTGACCTACGGAACCAGCCGGCAGGCGGACGTGCGGGCTGACCGCGTGCGGCAGGATGGGCTGTCCATGGTGTTTGACGTGGTGCACCGGGGCAAACGCCTGGGTGAGGCGCGCGTCAACCAGCCCGGTATGCACAATGTGCAGAACGCGCTGGCCGCCATCACGGTGGGGCTTGAGCTCGAAATCGATTTTGAAGGCATCGTACGAGGGCTCGACCGCTTCTCCGGAGTGCAGCGGCGGCTGCATGTGCTGGGCGAGGCCCGCGGTGTGCTGGTCGTCGACGACTACGCGCATCATCCGACGGAGGTGGTCGCCACGCTGGACGCCGCCGTCAACTCCTGGCCGGACCGGCGCATCGTGGCCGCCTTCCAGCCGCACCTGTATTCGCGCACGGCGGACTTCAAGGAGGGCTTTGCCCGCGCGTTCTTCAACGCGGACGTGTTGGTTCTGACAGAGATCTACGGGGCCAGGGAGTCCGAGGAGCAGGAGATCTCCGGTCAGACCGTCGCGGACCTGGCCGAGCAGTTTGGTCACCGGTCGGTCCACTACATCGAGGACAAGAAGGCCCTGGCCACCGGCATCAACGAGTTGGTTCGCGAGGGCGATGTCGTCATCACGATGGGTGCGGGAGACATCTGGCGCAGTTCGCGCGAACTCCTCGCCATGCTGGAGGAGGGCGCATGA
- a CDS encoding phospho-N-acetylmuramoyl-pentapeptide-transferase, which yields MLYWLFQYLEDLFAPPGFQVFQFITVRASLAAITALVISTIIGRRIIRWLAAQQIGEEVRQDVDAGAVDHSHKRGTPTMGGVIILFGVLGSTLLWGAIWEPWVWLAMLATAWMGAFGFADDYIKVVKRDKSGLPARIKLIGQISLGLLVGTVIYVQPAFEEFNTLTYLPFVAEESLDYNFLAGWIPGVDLGWLIYIPVTVFIVTALSNAVNLTDGLDGLAAGVTGIVALGLTALCYVAGNVNIAEFLSEMYLVGAGELTVFTLALAAACFGFLWYNGYPAQVFMGDTGALALGAAVGTVTLLIRKELLLPLLCAVFLAESLSVIIQTTWFKYTRRKYGEGRRVFLMAPFHHHWEAKGLHEAKIVVRFWIVTAVTVVAALLILRIR from the coding sequence ATGCTTTACTGGCTGTTCCAATACCTCGAAGACCTGTTTGCGCCGCCCGGATTCCAGGTGTTCCAGTTCATTACGGTACGCGCCTCCCTGGCCGCGATAACCGCACTGGTCATCTCGACCATCATCGGCCGACGCATCATCCGCTGGCTCGCGGCCCAGCAGATCGGTGAAGAGGTGCGTCAGGATGTCGATGCCGGGGCGGTCGATCATAGCCACAAGCGGGGAACGCCGACGATGGGGGGTGTGATCATCCTGTTCGGTGTGCTGGGATCCACTCTGCTCTGGGGTGCAATCTGGGAGCCCTGGGTCTGGTTGGCCATGCTTGCAACCGCCTGGATGGGTGCCTTCGGCTTTGCGGACGACTACATAAAAGTCGTCAAGAGAGACAAGTCGGGACTCCCGGCGCGCATCAAGCTCATCGGCCAGATATCGCTGGGACTGCTGGTAGGTACCGTCATCTACGTGCAGCCCGCGTTCGAGGAATTCAACACGCTCACCTACCTGCCCTTCGTCGCAGAGGAGTCGTTGGACTACAACTTCCTGGCCGGCTGGATTCCGGGCGTCGATTTGGGCTGGCTCATCTACATCCCGGTCACGGTGTTCATCGTGACGGCACTCTCCAATGCCGTCAACCTTACCGACGGCCTGGACGGGTTGGCTGCGGGCGTCACAGGCATTGTGGCGCTTGGTCTGACCGCGCTTTGCTACGTCGCTGGCAACGTGAATATCGCCGAATTCCTCTCCGAGATGTACCTGGTCGGCGCAGGTGAACTGACGGTGTTCACACTTGCGCTCGCCGCGGCATGCTTCGGCTTTCTCTGGTACAACGGATATCCCGCCCAGGTCTTCATGGGTGATACCGGGGCGCTGGCACTGGGTGCAGCGGTAGGCACGGTGACCCTGCTGATTCGCAAAGAGCTCTTGCTGCCGCTCCTTTGTGCCGTGTTCCTCGCAGAATCGCTCTCGGTGATCATCCAGACTACCTGGTTCAAGTACACGCGCAGGAAGTACGGCGAGGGAAGACGCGTCTTCCTGATGGCGCCCTTTCATCACCATTGGGAAGCGAAGGGACTGCACGAAGCCAAGATTGTCGTGCGATTCTGGATAGTCACGGCAGTGACTGTCGTGGCGGCCCTGCTCATCCTCCGCATTCGATGA
- a CDS encoding ABC transporter substrate-binding protein — protein sequence MLLSRFLNTAAVLALLLAAPAMVLAQADAEVRALLVERDAGIKELLGPEGSDVPESRKAILRDEINGFLNFRAMGEAALGPHWSDLSAEQQGEFVTVFADIIRSQSLTNLDPFRARVNYDQITVTGNDARVVTSTVVDDVPMVIEYQLRRAGGTWQATDIIVDEVSTVEGYSRSFRTMIRKRGFETLMERLRARRDELTT from the coding sequence ATGTTACTGTCCCGTTTTCTGAACACTGCTGCCGTCCTGGCGCTACTTCTGGCAGCGCCGGCTATGGTCCTGGCCCAGGCCGACGCCGAGGTGCGTGCGCTTCTTGTGGAGCGCGATGCCGGCATCAAGGAATTGCTCGGTCCTGAAGGCTCCGATGTGCCCGAGTCCCGAAAGGCCATTCTTCGTGATGAGATCAACGGCTTCCTGAATTTCCGGGCGATGGGCGAAGCGGCACTCGGACCGCATTGGAGCGATTTGTCGGCCGAGCAGCAGGGTGAGTTCGTCACGGTGTTTGCCGACATCATCCGGTCGCAGTCACTGACCAATCTCGATCCGTTTCGGGCGCGGGTGAACTATGACCAGATCACCGTTACCGGCAACGATGCCCGCGTGGTTACCAGCACCGTGGTTGACGATGTGCCCATGGTTATCGAATACCAACTGCGTCGGGCGGGAGGCACCTGGCAGGCTACCGACATCATCGTGGATGAGGTCAGCACGGTAGAAGGCTACTCGCGCTCATTCCGCACCATGATCAGGAAGCGCGGTTTCGAGACGCTCATGGAGCGGTTGCGGGCGCGCCGGGACGAACTGACCACCTGA